The Ciconia boyciana chromosome 4, ASM3463844v1, whole genome shotgun sequence DNA window ACGTTCCCCTTCCACTGATTAGCGCTGCCCATTAGGAGTGGGCAGTGGCGTTGCGGTAACCCCAGACACgcgtgctggggctgcagcgcTGCCAGGGCGAGCGCCATGGGCGAGGATCACCCACTGTCGTGTCCCCTAGCGATGGACGGTGATGTCACCTAGCGATGGAATATGATGTGTCCCCGAGCAATGGATTGTGACCACGCGCCCCTTGCTGCTCATATCCGGGCGCCGAGTCTCACCCAGCCGGCTCGTGGCAGCACTCCAGCTGAGCGAGGTCGCGAGGTTTGCAGTGGTGTGCAAGGCCATTGTTGGTGCTGGTGTCGTGCTCGGGCAGTCGTTCACTGCAGCTCTCGGTGCCCGACCCCAGAGCCGTCGGAGGATTTTCCCCGGCCCTGCCAGCTtcaggcagccggggcagccAGGAGGCGCGctcgcagcagcagaggtgagctgggaggggaaaccTGGCCCTGGggcggggagctggcagggttTCCTTCTTGAGGGACCTGGGCAATTCTTCCAGCCCTCCCCGGGCCAGCCAATGACCGTGGCCTCGGTTCCTCTTCTAGCGCGACACCCGCTGCTGCAGCGCCacagagagggagcagctcGACAtcgccagctccccccagcccaccgcAGCGAGTGGAGAGCATGGCCGCGGAGCTGGACGACCGCTGTCCGATATGCCTggacagctgggaggaggccagCTACGTGATGCCGTGCCTCCACCAGTTCTGTTACGCCTGCATCCTGCGGTGGGCTGAGAGCAAGCCCGAGTGCCCCCTCTGCAAGAGGAGGGTGACCTCCATCGTGCACTCGGTGCGGGGGGACGATGACTTCCAGGAACATGTCATCCCACCGCCTGCAGCACCATCAGCCGTGGTCCAGCTGAGAGGAGGAGATCCCGGACAGCCAGCCGCCCACAATCTCCATcgccctgcagcatcccagccatCAGCTGCGGGGCTGGTGCCCAGGGCTCCTGTGGGCGGCCTCCATCCCCACGTCTGGGCGTTCCTCTTGCGAGAGGACCGAGCTCTCCTCCGGCCCGTGATGCTCTGGCTGCGCCAGGAGCTGCGGCTGATCGTCGGGGGTGACCGCtgggcaacagcagcagcccagaggcTCGTCCTGTCCAGCCTGCAGCTCTTTGGGCTGGACGAGGACATGCTGTTCCGGATGCTGCAGGCTGCGCTGGGCCCGCACGTGAGGAGCTTTGTGCGCGAGCTCGTTGGCATCATCGTGGAGCGGTGCAGCAGGGAGGCCCGACGTCGCATGGGCCTGGAGGACGCCCGTGCTGCCGAGGAGCGGGAgggcagccccgcagctgcccctggccccGCTGTCTCCCGAGGGggtctcctgcctccagcccagcccctgcagcagccctgacaGATCTGGGGCAGAagagctccccagcacctcatCGGCTGCCCTTCGTGGGAGTCCTGGCAGCCCTCTCTCTGCCCCTGTTCCTGCCTATGGGGAG harbors:
- the LOC140651465 gene encoding uncharacterized protein is translated as MAAELDDRCPICLDSWEEASYVMPCLHQFCYACILRWAESKPECPLCKRRVTSIVHSVRGDDDFQEHVIPPPAAPSAVVQLRGGDPGQPAAHNLHRPAASQPSAAGLVPRAPVGGLHPHVWAFLLREDRALLRPVMLWLRQELRLIVGGDRWATAAAQRLVLSSLQLFGLDEDMLFRMLQAALGPHVRSFVRELVGIIVERCSREARRRMGLEDARAAEEREGSPAAAPGPAVSRGGLLPPAQPLQQP